The following proteins come from a genomic window of Larimichthys crocea isolate SSNF chromosome III, L_crocea_2.0, whole genome shotgun sequence:
- the ly6pge gene encoding lymphocyte antigen 6 family member pge produces MRALQYCPLLLLSLILLPTNSEALKCYTCMGSNNDDCNRQGSKSCPSYSDACAVVLGHDSGVMKSCSYKSFCSQANSQGYRAPGVKVHCCYSNDCNVTNFTSRLPGLNYLLLFLPLFWCFFK; encoded by the exons ATGAGAGCTCTCCAGTACTGTCCTCTGCTCCTGCTATCTCTAATTCTGCTACCAACCAACA GTGAGGCTCTGAAGTGTTATACCTGTATGGGCTCTAATAATGACGACTGCAACCGGCAAGGCTCCAAATCTTGTCCCAGCTATTCTGATGCCTGTGCTGTGGTGTTGGGCCATGACA GTGGGGTGATGAAGTCATGCTCCTACAAGTCGTTCTGTAGTCAAGCCAACAGCCAAGGCTACAGAGCACCAGGTGTCAAAGTTCATTGCTGCTACAGTAATGACTGCAATGTGACGAACTTCACCTCCCGCCTGCCAGGACTCAActatctgctgctgtttctgccTCTGTTCTGGTGTTTCTTTAAGTAG